The Sinomonas sp. P10A9 genome contains the following window.
GGCATACGCGCCGGCGCATCAGGGCGACATATCGTCTCCACGTTGAGCGGCAGGCCCCCCATCAGCAGATGCCGGGCACTCCCCGAGCGGGTGCCCGGTATCCGCGCTGCTGCCAGGCGGGGACGTTCGCGGGTGCGCTGTACTGAACAGCGGACAGGGCAACGCCGTGGAAATCGGCGTTGGCGGCTGAGCTGGACGCGATGAGGGAGGTCCCGTCCACGACGGTGACAGGGCTCACCGTGCCTTGCCCCGTGTCGGAGACGGCTGCGGCAGCTGACGAAGTTCCAAACAGGAGCACTCCGGCGACGGCGAAGACCGTGCGCGGGGCCCCTCGTGTCATTCTGGTGGCGCCCCGGGGCTCTGCGGCATTCAGCAGAGGTGACGCATGCTGTGCAGACATCGAAACTCACCTTCTGTGGTTGTGGTTGCCGAATCAGAATCGTCCTTGGCGGAGGTCATGCACATCGGGCCAACACCCTGAGATGAGGACCCGCGCACCCTGAGATCTGCACTCCGCGACGCGAGAGTGGCACTCTTGATTCATGGCGGGAAGGAGGCTGGCGGGCGCCCCGGCGCTCGTCGGACGCACCGATGAACTGGCGGCTCTGGCCGAGGCCATCAACGCCGGCTGCTCGGGCCGGACGGGGACCGTCCTTGTCACCGGCGATGCAGGTATCGGCAAGACGGCCCTCGTGGCTGCGGCGTGCGATGCAGCCGATTCCCGCGCCCTGATCCTCCAGGGTGCTGCGCTGCCGATGGCAGCGGCCGAGGTACCCTACCTCGGCCTGCGTTCGGCCCTACGGCACGCGGGGGCAGACTTCGGGCCGGTGCCCTTGCTCGATGGCGTGTCGCGCTCAGATGTTCCGCGACTCATCGATGACTGGATATCCGAGATCAGCGAGCGTCAGCCCGTCGTCCTTGCGATCGATGACCTCCACTGGGCAGATCCGGGCACGCTTGATGTGCTCCTGTACCTCATGGGCGGACCTGACGAGCGTCGGCTGGCCGTTTTCGGAACCATCCGGATGCGTGAGCTCGAGGAGTCTCACCCGCTTAACCAGTGGCTCGCGGTCACCCGACGCCTTCCCAATGTGGCGACTGTACCCCTCGGTCCCCTCGATCGGCCCGAGACCGAGGCGCAGCTCGCGCACCTGCTGGACGGCCCGCCCATGCAGTCGCTCGTCACCGAGGTCTACGCGCGCTCGGCCGGCAACCCCTACTTCACGCGCCTCCTGACGGAGGGCCTGACAGCCGATGCCAAGCACCTCCCGGCGGGCTTTCCCGGAGACCTGCGCTCGGCGGTGCTCCGGTCATGGCGCGCGCTCCCGCCGAAGGGCCGGCTCCTGACCCAGATCATGGCGATTGGCGGGCGGAGTGTCGGTGCGGAGTTGCTACGGGCCGCCGCGGCACCCGCGATCGATCCACCTGCCGTTGCAGGGCTGCTCCATCTGGCAGCAGACGCTGGAATCCTCGAGTTGTCGGCTGACGGGATGTATTGGTTCCACCACCCGCTCATCGCCGAGTTGCTTGAGCAGGGGATGTCGGAGGATGAACGGCGCGGCTGGCACGCCGCCTTCTCCTCGGCTTATGAGCAGCAGGCCGCGCTGGTGATGGCTCCCGCCGGAGACCTCGCCCTGGCACTGGCCGACCATCACTACCACGCCGGTCACCGACCGGAGGCCTACCAGTGGGCGCTGAAGGCTGCGGATCCGGATGCGCCGTCGATCACGGCGGCCGAGAGGCTCCGGATGCTGCAGAGGGCTGTCGCCCTCCGCGACCGCCTGCCCGCCGCACTCGAGGACCGGCGGGATCTGTGGAACAGAGTCCGAGAGGCGGCGTACCTCGCCGGAGACTTCCCTGCTGAGCTCGAAGCCGTCGAGATGCTCCTCAGGGAGGTGGACGCCGCACGGGAACCCCTTGCCGCCGCGGAACTCACGATGCGGCAAGAGCAGGTCACCTGGTGGGTCGGCAGAGCGCACTTCTCCATCAACGGCTCCCTGAAGGCAGTCCGCCTCGCCGAGCAGTACCCGGACAGCTGGCAGTACGCCCGCGCGGCGGCCGATCTCGCGCACGCGGCCAGCTGGGAGGGCAGCCCAGATGCGTCGTCGCTCGCCGAGGAGGCGTTGAGAGCGGCCCGCCGTTCTGGGGACCGCTGTGCCCTGTCCTTCGCGCTGTCGGCCGCTGCGGCGGCAGCACATATGGCGGGTCACCGCGACGATGCCGTCGGTTTCGCCGAGGTTTCGCTCACGGAAGCCCGAGAGGCCGGCGACTTTCTCGCCTTCTGGTCCGGGCTGGTGTGGCTCGCCAACGCGCGAGAGGTCACATACATCAGCCGGGGCCTAGGGGACATCCTGCGGTGGGGCCGGGAAGAGCTCGCCGAGCTCGACGCTCCGCATGCCTACGCATCGCGGATCGCTGCGGACGAGGCCGCGTGCTACCTCGCCGTGGGGGACTGGCGCAAGGCCTCGGAAGCACTCCGGACGGTGGCCAGCCTCGACCCGGGTCCTATGGGCGAGGCCACCGGCCTCGTGCAGCGCGCGCGCCTCGCCGCTCTTCAGGGCAGGACTGAAGACGCACTCGCACTCGTGCGCAACTATGAGGTCCTCGTCCCGGGCCACGCAGAGTACGCGGGCCATCCCTTCGCCGCGGTGAGCGCGGAGGTCTATGCCGCAGCGGGCCGCCCGAAGGACTCTTACGCCACAGCGATGACGGCGGCCACGAAGGACGGAGCAATCCCCATGGGGCGCGAGTGGCTCGTCCCCCTCGCCGCCCGCGCGCTCGCGGACTGGGTTCAGGAGGCGAAGGACCGTGGGAGGAGAACCGAGGATCTTCTGCGCGAGGTGGATCGACTGCAGCACCGCTTCCCGCAGGTCCTCCACGATCCGGGCTTCATCACCGCGCATTTCCGAACCGTCATCGACGCCTTCGAGTGTTGGTATGCCGCCGAGCTGGGCCGGGCTCGATCCGAGCACGACAACGGCGCCCAGTGGGCTCACACAGCCGATGCCTGCGCACGCGCGTCGCTGCTCTGGGAGGAGGCCTACGCCTGCCAGCGGGGAGCAGAGTCCTTCCTCCTCTACGGTCGCGGCGGCACGGCGCGCGGCGCCCAGCTGCTCCGCCGCGGACTGGCCCTCGCGCGGGACCTTCAGGCGCGGCCGGTCTGCAACGCGCTCGAGATACTCGCGGTGCACGCGCACATCCCGATCCAATCAGTTGCCCACGACGACTCTGGAACGCCGCGTCTGGCAGGACTCACCGCGCGGGAGCGCACCATCCTCGAGCTCGTGGTGGCTGGCAGGACCTACGGGGAAATCGCACGCGAGCTAGTGATCAGTGAGAAGACTGTCAGTACCCACATCTCGCACCTCCTGCGAAAGACGGGTGCCGCAAACCGCGTCGATCTGGCCAGACTGGCCGCCCGCAGGGTGGGGAACTGAGGGGCGGGGCTCACCTGAGGCGGCGCCTCAGCACCTGGTGCGCGGTCTCGATGAGCACGCACGCCCCAGCGGCGAAGGCGAGCGCTGCGACCGTGAGCGCCGGCGCTGGCGCCGTGAGCTGGTGGTATGCAAGCGAGACAGGGACGAGCAGCACCGCGGCCATCCCCGCGTACATCGAGCCGACGAGGAGCACGCGCCACCGCGTGAGCGGGCGCGCCGCGATAGCGAGGACCCATAGTCCCGAGGCCGTGAGCGTGAGGAACGCCGCAGCTTCGATCTGTTCCTGCGACGCGTCCGTGCCCCAGCGCCCGTAGGCGTACACGCCGAGGATCGCCGCGGCCATCGCCAACCCCGACGGCAGCGCCGTGAGCACGGCCCGGCGCAGGAACCCCGGCACGTAGCGCCGCGTATTGGGCACGAGCGCGAGGACGGCAGCAGGGAAGCCGATCATGAGGAAATCGGCGGTCGAGAGCTGCCGAGGAAGGAACGGGAACGCCCACGTCATGGCCCCGAATCCGACGCCGAGGAGGAACGCGTAGATCGTCTTGGTCAGGAACAGCTGCGAGACCCGCTCGATGTTCGCGATGACCCGGCGTCCCTCCGCGACCACGGCGGGCAGTCTGGAGAAGCGACCGTCGACGAGCACGAGCCGCGCGACGGCCTTCGTGGCGGGCGCGGCATTGCCCATGGCGATCCCGAGGTCGGCGGCCTTGAGGGCCAGGGCGTCGTTGACCCCGTCGCCGGTCATCGCCACGACGTGTCCGCGTGACTGGAGTGCCTCGACCATCGCCTTCTTCTGCTGCGGCCCGACCCGCCCGAACACGCTGTGGCGCTCGACGGCGGCGGCCAGCTCCGTGGGATCCTCCGGGAGCGTCCTCGCGTCCACGGGCTCGGCGCTGTCCCCTCCGGCACCCATTCCCGCGGCGCGGGCAGCCGACGCGACGGTCCGCGGGCTGTCGCCGGAGAGGACCTTGAGAGCCACACCCTGCTCGCGGAAGTAGGCGAGCGTCGCGGCCGCGTCGGGCCGCAGCCGCTCGCGGAAGGTGAGGACGACGGCGGGCCGCACCTCGGCGGCCAGCTCGCCGTCGCGGGGGAGCCACCCGGCCCGACACAGCACGATCGCGCGGAGCCCGCTGTCGGACGCTTCCGCGCAGAGCTTGCGGGCCTGCGTCCGGAGCTGGTCCGAGGGAGCACTGGTCCTGGGCGCGTCGCCGAGGAGGGCCTCCGGGGCACCGAGCAGCCACGCGCCGTCGGCCGTCCCACCTTCGAAGGCGACCGCGCTCCACCGGCGGCCCGAGGAGAACGCGACCGTCCCGCTCGGCTCGCGGTCCGGGCGCTCGGTGAACGCCTCGGCGAGGGCCGCCGCAGTGGGGTTCGCCTCCTCGTCCGTGCCGATCCAGGCAAGCACCCGCTCCCAGCCCGCAACCGCCAGGGCATCCTCGGCATTCGCGGCGAGCGGGACGGCGGATTCGAAATGGATCCCGCCCTCGGTGAGCGTTCCCGTCTTGTCGAAGCACACGACATCCACGCGGGCCAGCACCTCCACGGCCGCGAGCTCCTCGATGAGGACCTCGCCCTTCGCCAGCCGGACGGTCGCGACGGCGAACGAGACGGTCGTCAGGAGGGCCAGTCCCTGGGGGATCATGATGGTCACCGACGCGATCGCGGCCACGACCGCGTCTCGCCAGGCCCCTGACGCGAGGGCCGCGGACCAGCCGCCCGCGGCCTGCATCTGGCCGTTGAGCACGATCGCGATCATCGGCCCGAGGGCAATGGTGATCCAGCGGACCACCCGGTTCAGGGCCGCACGGAGCTCCGACGAGACCGGAGTGAACCGCTTCGCCTGGGCCGTGAGCCGGGCGGCGTGGGAGCCATTGCCGAGGGCCGTGGCGCGGAAGCTGCCGCTGCCCGAGACCACGGAGGATCCGGAGAGGACGGTCTCGCCCGGCTGCTTCGGAACCGGCTCCGACTCGCCCGTGAGCAGGGACTCGTCCACGTCGAGGTCATCGGCGCGCAGCACTGTCCCGTCCACCGGAACCTGGTCGCCGCGGCGCACGAGCACGACGTCGTCCATGACCACCTCGTGCGGGGGCACCTCGACCGCCGCGCCCGAGCGCACCACCCGCACGGGGTCCCTCTTGAGCACCGCGAGCCTGTCGAGCCTGCGCTTGGACTGGAGCTCCTGGGCGAAGCCGAGCACGGTGTTCCCGATCGCCGCGGCGAGGAACATGAGATCCAGCCAGCGCCCGAGGAGCACGAGCGTGAGCCCGGAGAGGCCGAGGATCAGGTTGAAGATCGTGAACAGGTGGGTCGTGGCGATCTGCCACACGGTCCGCGACGTGCGCTGTTCCTGAGTATTGACGAGGCCGGCGGCCCTGCGGACCTCTACCGCTGCGTCATCGAGGCCGCCAGACTCTGGAGCGCTGCGCGACGGCGGACCGCCGGTTCCCGCGCCCCATGACCCGCCGGCCGACGGCGGCCCCGACCCGGTCGCCGCGCTAGCGCGCAGCTGATCCTCGGTCGGGGCCATCGTCGTTGCCTTGTCCGTTGCCTCGTCGGCCCGGGCTCAGCCGAAGTACTTCGGCAGCGTTCCCTCGTGGGCCTCGCGCAGATCGTTGATGGGAAGCTCGAACAGCCCCTGCACCTCGAGGCTCGTCGCGAGGACATCGACCACTCCGAGGCGCACCACGGGGTAGTTCCGTGCGGTGGCCATGTCGTTGAAGCGGACCTCCTCGGAGCGCGGGACGGCCACGACGGCGCGGCCCTGCGACTCGGAGAAGAGCGCCGTGAACGCGTCCACGCCGTCCCGCTCGCACAGGTCGTCCAGCGCCACCCGCGCGCCCACGCCGAAGCGCAGCACCATCTCGGACAGGGCCGCGGCGAGGCCGCCCTCCGAGAGGTCGTGCGCGGCGTCGATCATGCCGTCGCGCGAGGAGTTGATGAGGATCGCGCCGAGCGTCTTCTCCACCTCGAGGTCGAGCTTCGGCGGGAGGCCGCCCAGCTGGCCGCGCAGGTTCGCGAACTCGGAGCCGTCCAGCTCGTCGCGGGTCACTCCGAGCAGGTAGATCGCCTGCCCGTCCGCGTTCCTCTGCCAGCCCGACGGCGTGCGGCGAGCCACGTCGTCGAACTTGCCGAGGACACCGACCACCGGGGTGGGGTGGATCGGCGTCGAGCCCGTCTGGTTGTACAGCGAGACGTTGCCGCCGGTGACCGGGACGCCGAGCACCTGGCATGCGTCCGCAAGGCCGCGCACGGCCTCGGCGAACTGCCACATGACCTCGGGGTCCTCGGGGGAGCCGAAGTTGAGGCAGTCGGTGACGGCCATCGGCACGGCGCCGGAGGTGGCGACGTTGCGGTAGGACTCGGCAAGGGCGAGCTGGGCGCCCGTGTACGGATCGAGGTAGGCGTAGCGGCCGTTCGCATCCGTCGAGATGGCGATCCCGAGGCCGGTCTCCTCGTCGACGCGGACCACGCCGGCGTCGTCGGGGGTCGCGAGGGCCGTGTTCCCGCCCACGTAGCGGTCGTATTGGTTGGTGACCCACGACTTGTCGCACATGTTGGGGCTCGCCATGAGCTCCAGGACTGCGGCCTTGAGGGCCTCACCCGTCGAGGGGAGGTCCTTGCCGGCCTCCGAAGCGCGGAAGGTGTCCGCCTGGATGCCGTCGAGCCACTCGGGGCGGTTGAACGGGCGATGGTAGACCGGGCCTTCATGGGCCACCGTCCGCGGGTCGACGTCGACGATGGTCTCGCCGTCCCACGTAATGACGAGGCGCCCGTCCTCGGTGACCTCGCCGAGCCACGAGTACTCGACGGCCCACTTGTCCATGACCTTCTCGAACGCCTCGACGTTCTCCGGGGTCACGACCGCCATCATGCGCTCCTGCGACTCGGACATGAGGATCTCACCCGGGGTCAGGGTGGGGTCGCGGAGCAGCACGTTCGTGAGCTCGACCCGCATGCCGCCGTCGCCGTTGCTCGCGAGCTCGCTCGTGGCGCACGAGATGCCGGCCGCCCCGAGGTCCTGGATGCCCTCGACGAGCGAGTGCTTGAACAGCTCGAGGCAGCACTCGATGAGCACCTTCTCGGCGAACGGGTCTCCGACCTGGACAGCGGGGCGCTTGCTCGGCTTGCTGTCGTCGAAGGACTCGGACGCGAGGACGGACGCGCCGCCGATCCCGTCGCCGCCCGTGCGGGCCCCGAACAGGACGACCTTGTTGCCCTCGCCGGAGGCGTTGGCGAGGCGGAGGTCCTCGTGGCGCAGCACGCCGACGGCGAGGGCGTTCACGAGGGGGTTGGCCTGGTAGACCGAGTCGAAGACCACTTCACCGCCGATGTTCGGCAGGCCGAGGGAGTTGCCATAGCTCCCGATACCCGAGACGATGCCGTGCACGAGGCGCGGGGTGTCGGGGTGGTCGATCGCGCCGAAGCGCAGCGGGTCCATGACTGCCACGGGGCGCGCGCCCATCGAGATGATGTCGCGCACGATCCCGCCGATGCCCGTCGCCGCACCCTGATGCGGCTCCACGAAGGAGGGGTGGTTGTGCGACTCGACCTTGAAGGTCACGGCCCAGCCATCGCCCAGATTGGTGACGCCGGCGTTCTCGCCGATGCCCACCATCATGTCCTTCTTCATCTCGTCGGTGAGCTTCTCGCCGAACTGGCGCAGGTGCACCTTGGAGGACTTGTAGGAGCAGTGCTCGCTCCACATGACCGAGTACATCGCGAGCTCGGCCGCGGTGGGGCGGCGGCCCAGGAGCTTGACGACCTCGTTGAATTCGTTCTCCTTGAGGCCGAGCTCGGCCCAGGGGAGATCGGTCTCGGGGGTTGCGGCCGCGTGCTCGACCGTGTCGATGTTGAACTTGCGGGATGCCGCTGCGTCGGTTGCCACGGTATTGGTCTCGTTCCCTGCGCTCACTTGGTACCTCCAGCAACCAGCGTGGTCAGGACGGACGTGAAGAATCCGAGCCCGTCGGTCGAATAGTCGGAGGAATCTGGGTCCAGCGGACCGAAGCCGGGCTCGACGGCGTGCTCGGGGTGCGGCATGAGGCCGACGACGTTGCCTGCGGCGTTCGTGATGCCCGCGATGTTACGGCGCGACCCATTTGGGTTCCAGCCCACGTAGCGGAACACCACGCGGCCCTCGCCCTCGAGCTCGTCGAGGGTCTTCTTGTCCGCGACGTACTGCCCGTCCTGATTCTTCAGGACGATCGTGATCTCCTGGCCGACCTCGTACTCGCTGGTCCACGCCGTCGCGTTGTTCTCGACGCGCAGGGTCTGGTCGCGGCAGATGAACTTGAGGTGGTCGTTCTTGATCATCGAGCCGGGGAGCAGGTGTGAC
Protein-coding sequences here:
- a CDS encoding HAD-IC family P-type ATPase gives rise to the protein MAPTEDQLRASAATGSGPPSAGGSWGAGTGGPPSRSAPESGGLDDAAVEVRRAAGLVNTQEQRTSRTVWQIATTHLFTIFNLILGLSGLTLVLLGRWLDLMFLAAAIGNTVLGFAQELQSKRRLDRLAVLKRDPVRVVRSGAAVEVPPHEVVMDDVVLVRRGDQVPVDGTVLRADDLDVDESLLTGESEPVPKQPGETVLSGSSVVSGSGSFRATALGNGSHAARLTAQAKRFTPVSSELRAALNRVVRWITIALGPMIAIVLNGQMQAAGGWSAALASGAWRDAVVAAIASVTIMIPQGLALLTTVSFAVATVRLAKGEVLIEELAAVEVLARVDVVCFDKTGTLTEGGIHFESAVPLAANAEDALAVAGWERVLAWIGTDEEANPTAAALAEAFTERPDREPSGTVAFSSGRRWSAVAFEGGTADGAWLLGAPEALLGDAPRTSAPSDQLRTQARKLCAEASDSGLRAIVLCRAGWLPRDGELAAEVRPAVVLTFRERLRPDAAATLAYFREQGVALKVLSGDSPRTVASAARAAGMGAGGDSAEPVDARTLPEDPTELAAAVERHSVFGRVGPQQKKAMVEALQSRGHVVAMTGDGVNDALALKAADLGIAMGNAAPATKAVARLVLVDGRFSRLPAVVAEGRRVIANIERVSQLFLTKTIYAFLLGVGFGAMTWAFPFLPRQLSTADFLMIGFPAAVLALVPNTRRYVPGFLRRAVLTALPSGLAMAAAILGVYAYGRWGTDASQEQIEAAAFLTLTASGLWVLAIAARPLTRWRVLLVGSMYAGMAAVLLVPVSLAYHQLTAPAPALTVAALAFAAGACVLIETAHQVLRRRLR
- a CDS encoding ATP-binding protein, with protein sequence MAGRRLAGAPALVGRTDELAALAEAINAGCSGRTGTVLVTGDAGIGKTALVAAACDAADSRALILQGAALPMAAAEVPYLGLRSALRHAGADFGPVPLLDGVSRSDVPRLIDDWISEISERQPVVLAIDDLHWADPGTLDVLLYLMGGPDERRLAVFGTIRMRELEESHPLNQWLAVTRRLPNVATVPLGPLDRPETEAQLAHLLDGPPMQSLVTEVYARSAGNPYFTRLLTEGLTADAKHLPAGFPGDLRSAVLRSWRALPPKGRLLTQIMAIGGRSVGAELLRAAAAPAIDPPAVAGLLHLAADAGILELSADGMYWFHHPLIAELLEQGMSEDERRGWHAAFSSAYEQQAALVMAPAGDLALALADHHYHAGHRPEAYQWALKAADPDAPSITAAERLRMLQRAVALRDRLPAALEDRRDLWNRVREAAYLAGDFPAELEAVEMLLREVDAAREPLAAAELTMRQEQVTWWVGRAHFSINGSLKAVRLAEQYPDSWQYARAAADLAHAASWEGSPDASSLAEEALRAARRSGDRCALSFALSAAAAAAHMAGHRDDAVGFAEVSLTEAREAGDFLAFWSGLVWLANAREVTYISRGLGDILRWGREELAELDAPHAYASRIAADEAACYLAVGDWRKASEALRTVASLDPGPMGEATGLVQRARLAALQGRTEDALALVRNYEVLVPGHAEYAGHPFAAVSAEVYAAAGRPKDSYATAMTAATKDGAIPMGREWLVPLAARALADWVQEAKDRGRRTEDLLREVDRLQHRFPQVLHDPGFITAHFRTVIDAFECWYAAELGRARSEHDNGAQWAHTADACARASLLWEEAYACQRGAESFLLYGRGGTARGAQLLRRGLALARDLQARPVCNALEILAVHAHIPIQSVAHDDSGTPRLAGLTARERTILELVVAGRTYGEIARELVISEKTVSTHISHLLRKTGAANRVDLARLAARRVGN
- the purQ gene encoding phosphoribosylformylglycinamidine synthase subunit PurQ; amino-acid sequence: MSEVPLIADLSARESAPLSGAALSGARIGVVTFPGTLDDRDAARAVRLAGATAVRLWHADTSLGDVDAVVLPGGFSYGDYLRAGAIARFAPLMGKIVDAANSDAKLPVLGICNGFQILTESHLLPGSMIKNDHLKFICRDQTLRVENNATAWTSEYEVGQEITIVLKNQDGQYVADKKTLDELEGEGRVVFRYVGWNPNGSRRNIAGITNAAGNVVGLMPHPEHAVEPGFGPLDPDSSDYSTDGLGFFTSVLTTLVAGGTK
- the purL gene encoding phosphoribosylformylglycinamidine synthase subunit PurL, coding for MSAGNETNTVATDAAASRKFNIDTVEHAAATPETDLPWAELGLKENEFNEVVKLLGRRPTAAELAMYSVMWSEHCSYKSSKVHLRQFGEKLTDEMKKDMMVGIGENAGVTNLGDGWAVTFKVESHNHPSFVEPHQGAATGIGGIVRDIISMGARPVAVMDPLRFGAIDHPDTPRLVHGIVSGIGSYGNSLGLPNIGGEVVFDSVYQANPLVNALAVGVLRHEDLRLANASGEGNKVVLFGARTGGDGIGGASVLASESFDDSKPSKRPAVQVGDPFAEKVLIECCLELFKHSLVEGIQDLGAAGISCATSELASNGDGGMRVELTNVLLRDPTLTPGEILMSESQERMMAVVTPENVEAFEKVMDKWAVEYSWLGEVTEDGRLVITWDGETIVDVDPRTVAHEGPVYHRPFNRPEWLDGIQADTFRASEAGKDLPSTGEALKAAVLELMASPNMCDKSWVTNQYDRYVGGNTALATPDDAGVVRVDEETGLGIAISTDANGRYAYLDPYTGAQLALAESYRNVATSGAVPMAVTDCLNFGSPEDPEVMWQFAEAVRGLADACQVLGVPVTGGNVSLYNQTGSTPIHPTPVVGVLGKFDDVARRTPSGWQRNADGQAIYLLGVTRDELDGSEFANLRGQLGGLPPKLDLEVEKTLGAILINSSRDGMIDAAHDLSEGGLAAALSEMVLRFGVGARVALDDLCERDGVDAFTALFSESQGRAVVAVPRSEEVRFNDMATARNYPVVRLGVVDVLATSLEVQGLFELPINDLREAHEGTLPKYFG